One Janthinobacterium sp. TB1-E2 genomic region harbors:
- the thiC gene encoding phosphomethylpyrimidine synthase ThiC, producing MNANPKFLSATATVDEAAIAPLPNSRKIYVEGSRPDIRVPMREISQSDTEASFGGEKNPPIYVYDTSGPYTDPDVQIDIRSGLDTPRLPWIVERADTEELPGPTSDYGIARLADPKLAELRFNLHRKPRRAIAGKNVTQMHYARQGIITPEMEFVAIRENMRRQEYLRELKASGPMGERLADLMGRQHPGQSFGASIPAEITPEFVREEIARGRAIIPANINHPEVEPMIIGRNFLVKINANIGNSAVTSSIGEEVEKMTWAIRWGGDNVMDLSTGKHIHETREWIVRNSPVPIGTVPIYQALEKVNGKAEDLTWEIFRDTLIEQAEQGVDYFTIHAGVLLRYVPMTAKRLTGIVSRGGSIMAKWCLAHHQESFLYTHFEEICEIMKAYDVSFSLGDGLRPGSIYDANDEAQLGELKTLGELTQVAWKHDVQVMIEGPGHVPMQLIKENMDLQLEQCGEAPFYTLGPLTTDIAPGYDHITSGIGAAMIGWYGTAMLCYVTPKEHLGLPNKADVKDGIITYKIAAHAADLAKGHPGAQIRDNALSKARFEFRWDDQFNIGLDPDKAREFHDETLPKDSAKVAHFCSMCGPHFCSMKITQEVREYAAGMGIAEDKALKQGMEIKAIEFIKNGAELYRKV from the coding sequence ATGAACGCCAACCCGAAATTCCTCTCCGCCACCGCCACGGTCGACGAAGCCGCCATCGCGCCGCTGCCCAATTCGCGCAAGATCTATGTTGAAGGCAGCCGCCCCGACATCCGCGTGCCCATGCGCGAGATCAGCCAGTCCGACACGGAAGCGTCGTTCGGCGGCGAAAAGAATCCGCCGATCTACGTCTATGACACCTCCGGCCCGTACACGGACCCGGACGTGCAGATCGACATCCGCTCGGGCCTCGATACGCCGCGCCTGCCGTGGATCGTCGAACGTGCCGATACGGAAGAATTGCCGGGCCCGACCTCCGACTACGGCATCGCCCGCCTGGCGGACCCGAAGCTGGCCGAGCTGCGTTTCAACCTGCACCGCAAGCCGCGCCGCGCCATCGCCGGCAAGAACGTGACGCAGATGCATTACGCGCGCCAGGGCATCATCACGCCGGAAATGGAATTCGTGGCCATCCGCGAAAACATGCGCCGCCAGGAATATTTGCGTGAGCTGAAAGCGTCCGGTCCCATGGGCGAGCGCCTGGCCGACCTGATGGGCCGCCAGCATCCGGGCCAGTCGTTTGGCGCCAGCATCCCGGCCGAGATCACGCCGGAATTCGTGCGCGAGGAAATTGCCCGCGGCCGCGCCATCATCCCCGCCAACATCAACCATCCGGAAGTCGAGCCGATGATTATCGGCCGCAATTTCCTCGTGAAAATCAACGCGAATATTGGCAACTCGGCCGTCACTTCGTCGATCGGCGAGGAAGTGGAAAAGATGACCTGGGCCATCCGCTGGGGCGGCGATAACGTGATGGATCTGTCGACCGGCAAGCACATCCACGAGACGCGCGAATGGATCGTGCGCAACAGCCCCGTGCCGATCGGCACCGTGCCCATCTACCAGGCACTGGAAAAGGTCAATGGCAAGGCCGAAGATTTAACTTGGGAAATTTTCCGCGACACCCTGATCGAGCAGGCCGAGCAGGGCGTCGATTACTTCACCATCCACGCGGGCGTGCTGCTGCGCTATGTGCCGATGACAGCCAAGCGCCTGACGGGCATCGTGTCGCGCGGCGGCTCCATCATGGCGAAATGGTGTCTGGCACACCACCAGGAATCATTCCTGTACACGCATTTCGAAGAGATTTGCGAAATCATGAAAGCGTACGACGTGTCGTTCTCGCTGGGCGACGGCTTGCGTCCCGGCTCCATCTACGATGCCAACGACGAGGCGCAGCTGGGCGAACTGAAAACCCTGGGTGAGCTGACGCAAGTCGCCTGGAAGCACGATGTGCAAGTGATGATCGAGGGGCCTGGCCACGTACCGATGCAGCTCATTAAAGAAAACATGGACTTGCAGTTGGAACAGTGCGGCGAAGCGCCGTTCTATACCTTGGGGCCATTGACGACCGATATCGCGCCCGGCTACGACCACATCACGTCCGGCATTGGCGCTGCCATGATCGGCTGGTATGGCACGGCCATGTTGTGCTACGTGACGCCGAAGGAACACCTGGGCCTGCCCAACAAGGCGGACGTCAAGGACGGCATCATTACCTACAAGATTGCGGCGCACGCGGCCGACCTGGCCAAGGGCCATCCGGGTGCGCAAATCCGCGACAACGCGCTGTCGAAAGCCCGCTTTGAATTCCGCTGGGATGACCAGTTCAACATCGGCCTGGACCCGGACAAGGCGCGCGAATTCCACGATGAAACTTTGCCCAAGGATTCGGCCAAGGTGGCCCATTTCTGCTCCATGTGCGGCCCGCATTTCTGCTCGATGAAGATCACGCAGGAAGTGCGCGAATACGCGGCCGGCATGGGCATCGCGGAAGACAAGGCGCTCAAGCAGGGCATGGAAATCAAGGCCATCGAATTCATCAAGAACGGCGCCGAGCTGTACCGCAAGGTCTGA
- a CDS encoding response regulator gives MLQATEILNASILIVDDQEANVMLLEQVLRNAGYTRITSTMDPQAVRALHQQHRYDLILLDLQMPEMDGFEVMEGLRDIEAGSYLPVLVITAQPGHKLRALQAGAKDFVSKPFDLVEVKTRIHNMLEVRLLYQKLAEYNKSLEQMVEERTAELRESEARFQRFTELSSDWYWEQDAQGNLTRFSGPVAEMLGIGSEQEPQRWNATERALLDAKIAAREPFLDFIYSRANLDGSTQYLQVSGEPMFDNGSRFIGYRGIGLDVTERHRIA, from the coding sequence ATGCTTCAAGCCACCGAGATCCTGAACGCCAGCATCCTCATCGTCGATGACCAGGAGGCGAACGTCATGCTGCTGGAACAGGTGCTGCGCAATGCCGGCTATACGCGCATCACGTCCACCATGGACCCGCAAGCCGTGCGCGCGCTGCACCAGCAGCACCGCTACGACCTGATCCTGCTCGACTTGCAGATGCCGGAAATGGATGGCTTCGAAGTCATGGAAGGCTTGCGCGACATCGAGGCGGGCAGCTATCTGCCCGTGCTGGTGATCACGGCCCAGCCCGGCCACAAACTGCGCGCGCTGCAGGCGGGCGCCAAGGACTTCGTCAGCAAACCGTTCGACCTGGTGGAAGTGAAAACGCGCATCCACAACATGCTGGAAGTGCGCCTGCTGTACCAGAAGCTGGCCGAATACAACAAGTCGCTCGAGCAGATGGTGGAAGAACGCACGGCGGAGCTGCGCGAAAGCGAAGCGCGCTTCCAGCGTTTCACGGAACTGTCATCCGACTGGTACTGGGAACAGGATGCGCAGGGCAACCTGACGCGCTTTTCCGGCCCCGTGGCTGAAATGCTGGGCATCGGCAGCGAGCAAGAGCCGCAGCGCTGGAATGCCACCGAGCGTGCATTGCTCGACGCAAAAATCGCCGCGCGCGAACCGTTCCTCGATTTCATCTACAGCCGCGCCAACCTCGACGGCAGCACGCAGTACCTGCAGGTGAGCGGCGAACCGATGTTCGACAATGGCAGCCGCTTCATCGGCTACCGCGGCATCGGCCTCGATGTCACGGAGCGCCATCGCATTGCCTGA